One segment of Candidatus Sericytochromatia bacterium DNA contains the following:
- the pheT gene encoding phenylalanine--tRNA ligase subunit beta, translated as MRIPLSWLNALLQPALDPETVERSLLTVGLEVESLEYSAPRLETVVVGQIVAIAPHPNADKLRICQTDIGEAAPLQIVTGAANVQLHDKIPVARVGSNLPGDKRIEAAKLRGVESFGMYCSLAELGLPPGEDGVHILPADTLIGQPIAQAMQLGELVLEIAITANRPDLLSVEGVARELAVANPHLTLLQSRPKPLAGKPGPAVRLGPVEASRCPLYRGVTVRGVRVAPSPEWLANRLSACGIRPINNIVDASNYVMLLTGQPTHAFDAARLAGQQIQVRFAQAGETLRTLDGVERALREDDLVIADAERALVVAGVMGGLTAEITPETTELFLECAYFEPSAVRRTGRRLGLSTDSSYRFERGVDPAGIARALDLLTALVLELGGGEMLETPTEFRQTDFPAEKTIEFHLDSLERLVGVSVPNPEVERILAGLGYGLKRHTDGVFELNSYDVTVPGWRWHDTTREVDLVEEVTRHWGYERIPACLPAPVSPPTQPATVQLERKARAAAIAMGLTEVMTRSLTTVEAERLAGQTSGDHVRLSDPLKEMTVMRTALLPGLLEVLRYNRYQGCTQLGIFEIGRTYRTREGEPPQERLWLGGAVMGSLWQGLWLPEHTPSALAVDFFYAKGLLEAMLAQLGVVGELTFQQAEAVPGCHPGQAALAWLDGAVIGSVGAIHPQVARDYDFPPHVGSAAFFLDLDALAARPTRKLRYQAFGRQPAILRDLAVLAPRDLAAQDALAVIQAHGGAWLEKVTMFDRFTGPGIPEEKASLAFSLVYRSPERTLTAQDIEPIHQGIVDQLHTRFGAVLRS; from the coding sequence ATGCGCATCCCGCTCTCCTGGCTCAACGCGCTTCTCCAGCCCGCCCTCGACCCTGAGACGGTCGAGCGTTCCTTGCTGACGGTCGGCCTGGAGGTGGAATCGCTGGAATATTCCGCCCCACGCCTGGAAACGGTGGTGGTCGGGCAGATCGTGGCGATCGCCCCACACCCGAACGCCGACAAGCTGCGCATCTGCCAGACCGACATCGGCGAGGCCGCGCCGCTGCAGATCGTGACCGGTGCGGCCAACGTTCAGCTGCACGACAAGATTCCGGTGGCCCGGGTCGGGTCCAACCTGCCGGGAGACAAGCGCATCGAAGCTGCCAAGCTGCGTGGCGTCGAATCGTTCGGCATGTACTGTTCGCTGGCCGAGCTGGGCCTGCCCCCGGGAGAGGATGGCGTCCACATCCTGCCGGCGGACACCCTGATCGGCCAGCCGATCGCTCAGGCCATGCAGCTGGGCGAACTGGTGCTGGAAATTGCCATCACGGCCAACCGGCCCGACCTGTTGAGCGTGGAGGGGGTCGCACGGGAACTGGCCGTAGCCAACCCGCACCTGACCCTGCTGCAAAGCCGCCCCAAGCCGCTCGCCGGCAAGCCCGGGCCTGCGGTGCGGCTTGGTCCGGTCGAAGCCTCTCGCTGCCCGCTTTACCGCGGTGTGACCGTGCGCGGGGTGCGGGTGGCCCCCTCGCCCGAGTGGCTGGCCAATCGTCTGTCAGCTTGCGGCATCCGTCCGATCAACAACATCGTCGACGCCAGCAACTACGTGATGTTACTGACGGGACAACCCACCCACGCCTTCGACGCCGCCCGCCTGGCCGGTCAGCAGATTCAGGTGCGCTTTGCCCAAGCCGGTGAAACGCTGCGAACGCTTGACGGCGTCGAGCGCGCCTTGCGTGAGGACGACCTCGTGATCGCCGACGCCGAGCGGGCGCTGGTGGTGGCCGGGGTCATGGGCGGGCTGACCGCGGAAATCACGCCCGAGACCACCGAACTCTTCCTGGAATGTGCCTACTTCGAGCCCTCGGCGGTGCGGCGGACCGGCCGGCGCCTGGGGCTGTCCACCGATTCTTCCTACCGCTTCGAGCGGGGGGTCGATCCGGCCGGCATTGCCCGGGCCCTTGACCTGCTGACCGCCCTGGTTCTCGAACTGGGTGGCGGGGAAATGCTGGAAACGCCGACGGAATTTCGGCAGACCGATTTCCCCGCCGAGAAGACCATCGAGTTCCACCTGGATTCCCTGGAGCGCCTGGTCGGCGTCAGCGTGCCCAACCCCGAGGTCGAGCGCATTCTCGCCGGACTGGGCTACGGACTGAAGCGCCACACGGATGGGGTGTTCGAGCTGAATTCATACGACGTGACGGTGCCAGGCTGGCGCTGGCACGACACCACCCGCGAGGTCGACCTGGTGGAAGAGGTGACCCGCCACTGGGGCTATGAGCGCATCCCCGCCTGTTTGCCCGCCCCCGTATCGCCCCCCACGCAGCCCGCCACCGTGCAACTGGAGCGCAAGGCCCGGGCGGCGGCGATCGCCATGGGGCTGACGGAAGTCATGACCCGCTCACTGACCACGGTCGAAGCCGAACGCCTGGCCGGTCAGACCAGCGGCGACCACGTACGCCTGTCAGACCCGCTCAAGGAGATGACGGTGATGCGGACCGCCTTGCTGCCGGGCCTGCTGGAGGTGCTGCGCTACAACCGCTACCAGGGCTGCACCCAGCTGGGAATTTTCGAGATCGGCCGGACCTACCGCACCCGCGAGGGGGAACCGCCGCAGGAGCGCCTCTGGCTCGGGGGCGCCGTGATGGGCAGCCTCTGGCAGGGGCTGTGGCTGCCGGAGCATACCCCCTCCGCACTGGCCGTCGACTTTTTCTACGCCAAGGGGCTGCTGGAAGCCATGCTGGCTCAACTGGGGGTGGTCGGCGAGCTGACCTTCCAGCAAGCGGAGGCGGTGCCGGGCTGCCATCCGGGACAAGCCGCTTTGGCCTGGCTGGACGGCGCGGTGATCGGGAGCGTGGGGGCGATTCACCCTCAGGTGGCGCGGGACTATGACTTCCCCCCGCACGTCGGCTCAGCGGCTTTCTTCCTCGACCTGGATGCGCTCGCGGCGCGCCCGACCCGAAAGCTGCGTTACCAGGCATTCGGTCGTCAGCCCGCAATCTTGCGCGACCTGGCCGTGCTGGCCCCGCGTGACCTCGCGGCCCAGGACGCGCTGGCGGTCATTCAGGCGCACGGCGGCGCCTGGCTGGAAAAGGTCACCATGTTCGACCGCTTCACGGGCCCTGGAATCCCCGAAGAGAAAGCCAGTCTGGCCTTCAGCCTGGTGTATCGTTCCCCGGAACGCACCTTGACGGCGCAGGACATCGAACCGATCCACCAGGGCATCGTGGACCAGTTGCACACCCGCTTCGGTGCCGTGCTGAGGTCGTAA
- a CDS encoding ATPase, T2SS/T4P/T4SS family, translated as MALVKMKLGEILLNANLVTESQLKKAVDIQKETKESLGMILIKQGYISEASIKDALELQYGLRYVNMRKIKVAPEVLKMVPENLIRQHQIIPIQFANNRLTLAMVDPTNLIAIDDVRFLLKGVAVQPVIITEDEYYSFLESSFKVEVQEMQAATLEDLLNAFGDDEMELIDEDDEEAMGHVNLEGNADEAPVIRLANTILMNALGSARKVSDIHVEPQAGNIVVRFRQDGVLHKQMELPSKILPALVSRFKIMSNLDIAEKRLPQDGRISVKFRGKEIDFRVSSLPSKFGEKICMRILDKTNTGVPLDKLFIFENDYKTVMEMVNRPFGIIFVCGPTGSGKTTTLYSILANRNTPDVNISTAEDPIEYDCPGITQCQAKPDIGYTFARILKAFLRQDPDIMLIGETRDKELAKIAIEAALTGHLVFTSLHTNDAPGAMMRLDEMGVEGFLTAAATIGVIAQRLVRKLCPQCSQDYTPTQETIDFVGLKYDPSQPLVMRKHNPTGCAECVKGYSGRMGVYEIMKMTDQIREVVARGGGSALIRYAAKQSGMIQLKDYALKLAMLGHTDIDEVIRVCFSDEGAAKLCPSCRNEVGDDYIKCPFCSTNLRMVCVKCNSRIEEGWKACALCGTPAPSLGPA; from the coding sequence ATGGCCCTCGTAAAAATGAAGTTGGGGGAAATCCTCCTCAACGCCAACCTCGTCACCGAAAGCCAGCTCAAAAAAGCCGTCGACATTCAAAAGGAGACCAAAGAGTCGCTCGGGATGATCCTGATCAAGCAGGGCTACATCTCCGAAGCCTCGATCAAGGACGCACTGGAGCTGCAGTACGGCCTCCGCTACGTCAACATGAGAAAAATCAAGGTGGCGCCGGAAGTCCTCAAGATGGTGCCGGAAAACCTGATCCGCCAGCACCAGATCATTCCGATTCAATTCGCCAACAACCGGCTGACCCTGGCCATGGTCGATCCGACCAACCTGATTGCCATCGACGACGTGCGCTTTCTGCTCAAGGGCGTGGCGGTGCAACCCGTCATCATCACGGAGGATGAGTACTACTCTTTCCTGGAAAGCAGCTTCAAGGTGGAAGTCCAGGAAATGCAGGCGGCCACGCTGGAAGACCTCCTCAACGCCTTCGGCGACGATGAGATGGAACTCATCGACGAGGACGACGAAGAGGCCATGGGGCACGTCAACCTCGAAGGCAACGCCGACGAGGCACCGGTGATCCGGTTGGCCAATACCATTCTCATGAACGCCCTCGGATCGGCCCGCAAGGTCTCGGACATCCACGTCGAACCGCAGGCTGGCAACATCGTGGTGCGCTTCCGGCAGGACGGCGTGCTACACAAGCAGATGGAATTGCCAAGCAAGATTCTGCCCGCCCTGGTGTCCCGCTTCAAAATCATGTCGAACCTGGACATCGCCGAGAAACGCTTGCCTCAAGACGGGCGCATCAGCGTCAAGTTCCGCGGCAAGGAGATCGACTTCCGCGTGAGTTCCTTGCCGTCGAAGTTCGGCGAAAAAATCTGCATGCGCATTCTCGACAAGACCAACACCGGGGTGCCCCTCGACAAGCTGTTCATCTTCGAGAACGACTACAAGACCGTGATGGAAATGGTCAACCGACCCTTCGGCATCATTTTTGTTTGCGGTCCGACGGGCTCGGGCAAGACCACCACCCTGTACTCGATCCTGGCCAACCGGAACACCCCGGACGTGAACATCTCCACCGCGGAAGACCCGATTGAATATGACTGTCCCGGCATCACCCAGTGTCAGGCCAAGCCGGACATCGGTTACACCTTCGCGCGCATCCTGAAAGCCTTCTTGCGCCAGGACCCCGACATCATGCTGATCGGGGAGACCCGCGACAAGGAACTGGCCAAGATCGCCATTGAAGCCGCCCTGACGGGCCACTTGGTGTTCACCTCGCTGCATACCAACGACGCGCCCGGCGCCATGATGCGCCTGGATGAGATGGGGGTGGAAGGCTTCCTGACCGCGGCCGCCACCATCGGCGTGATCGCGCAACGGCTGGTGCGCAAGCTGTGTCCGCAGTGCTCCCAGGACTACACCCCGACCCAGGAGACGATTGACTTCGTCGGCCTCAAGTACGACCCCTCGCAACCCCTGGTCATGCGCAAGCACAATCCAACCGGCTGTGCCGAATGCGTGAAGGGCTACTCGGGCCGCATGGGCGTGTATGAAATCATGAAGATGACGGATCAGATCCGTGAAGTGGTCGCCCGCGGCGGCGGTTCGGCGCTGATCCGCTACGCGGCCAAGCAGTCCGGCATGATACAGCTCAAGGACTATGCGCTGAAACTGGCGATGCTCGGTCACACGGACATCGACGAGGTGATCCGCGTCTGCTTCTCGGACGAGGGCGCGGCCAAGCTGTGTCCCTCCTGCCGCAACGAAGTGGGTGATGACTACATCAAGTGCCCTTTCTGCTCGACCAATCTCCGCATGGTGTGCGTGAAGTGCAATTCACGCATCGAAGAGGGATGGAAGGCCTGTGCGCTCTGTGGCACGCCGGCCCCCTCGCTGGGCCCCGCGTGA
- a CDS encoding sigma-70 family RNA polymerase sigma factor: protein MPTNSDPSPELSFDRFAHLIPPIARHLAGQRPDHLDDLLQVGAIGLLRALAQADPARTHTFERYACSRIAGEMRHYLRDQAPLVRPPRELVELRGRVLAAQSALQQGEAREPSSAEIAAWSGLPVEKVDDVLLLESQGSPASLDQALELETGTQRYQLIDNRYSSFQLATDDRLMLDAALGRLRQASREVIEFAFYEDLTQMEIASRLGISQMQVSRRLRAAVGELWKVLNTKLF, encoded by the coding sequence ATGCCGACGAATTCGGACCCATCTCCCGAGCTGAGCTTCGACCGCTTCGCCCACCTGATACCTCCGATCGCGCGGCACCTGGCCGGGCAGCGCCCGGACCATCTGGATGACTTGCTGCAAGTGGGCGCCATCGGGCTGCTTCGGGCCCTGGCTCAGGCCGACCCCGCCCGGACTCACACCTTCGAGCGTTACGCCTGCAGCCGGATTGCCGGTGAAATGCGGCATTATCTGCGGGACCAGGCGCCGCTCGTGCGTCCCCCACGGGAACTGGTGGAACTGCGTGGCCGCGTGCTCGCCGCCCAGAGCGCCTTGCAGCAAGGCGAGGCACGTGAGCCCTCCTCGGCGGAGATCGCGGCATGGAGTGGCCTGCCCGTGGAGAAGGTGGACGATGTGCTCTTGCTGGAGTCGCAGGGATCACCGGCATCGCTGGACCAGGCGCTGGAGCTGGAAACCGGAACCCAACGCTATCAGCTGATCGACAACCGATACTCCAGTTTCCAGCTGGCCACGGACGATCGCTTGATGCTCGATGCTGCCCTTGGCCGTTTGAGACAGGCTTCGCGCGAGGTGATTGAATTCGCCTTCTACGAGGACCTGACCCAGATGGAAATTGCCAGTCGCCTGGGCATCAGCCAGATGCAGGTGTCTCGGCGCTTGCGTGCGGCAGTCGGGGAACTCTGGAAGGTCCTCAACACCAAGCTGTTCTGA
- a CDS encoding roadblock/LC7 domain-containing protein, translated as MAGRKSTNKADFFSLLLSKLGMAEAPPEPKRRRRRQPRPTEPYVAPPQSFDESLLEESPFAGFGAQAGLMDEGPAQRDLRDEQAAAAGYAPLPKPAAPASAPFPTGAGDLPGASGRLFQEDGLDSSLDALFSGLEAGFAGPPIPPTPASLPPDPQAHGPQTHPTPAAPAPGSSRVIHTPIVAATPVEVPSTPNAPAAAASQVAVPASVLAGASLSAQGSAPLPLSRGVDLTALLINTTAQKGVAGALLVGYDGLLIAAQVPREVDAERLGAQAGTLFSENSQQLVKLQRGELRRMMLETASGAMLVTAADMGILVVVSRDRQTMDLTGVLAAIGDALGAAQAS; from the coding sequence ATGGCCGGACGCAAGTCCACCAACAAAGCCGACTTTTTCAGCTTGCTTCTGAGCAAGCTGGGCATGGCGGAGGCCCCTCCGGAACCGAAGCGCCGCCGCCGGCGCCAACCGCGTCCCACGGAGCCTTATGTGGCGCCGCCTCAGTCATTCGATGAGAGCCTGCTTGAGGAGTCTCCGTTCGCGGGCTTTGGTGCTCAGGCGGGACTGATGGATGAAGGCCCTGCCCAGCGCGACCTCCGCGACGAGCAGGCCGCGGCGGCGGGCTATGCGCCCCTCCCGAAGCCAGCAGCACCTGCCAGCGCCCCCTTCCCCACCGGAGCGGGTGACTTGCCCGGAGCCAGCGGCCGGCTTTTCCAGGAAGACGGCCTGGACAGCTCCCTGGACGCGTTGTTTTCGGGCCTGGAAGCGGGCTTCGCGGGTCCGCCCATTCCGCCCACGCCCGCCTCGCTCCCGCCTGACCCTCAGGCCCACGGCCCCCAAACTCACCCCACCCCGGCCGCCCCGGCACCGGGCTCTTCCCGCGTCATTCATACCCCGATCGTGGCAGCCACCCCGGTGGAAGTCCCGTCCACTCCGAACGCCCCCGCGGCAGCGGCCTCCCAGGTGGCCGTCCCTGCCTCCGTGCTGGCGGGGGCGTCCCTGTCGGCCCAGGGGTCGGCCCCCTTGCCCCTGTCGCGCGGCGTCGACCTGACCGCCCTGTTGATCAACACCACGGCCCAGAAAGGCGTTGCCGGGGCCCTGCTGGTGGGTTACGACGGCCTGTTGATTGCCGCGCAGGTGCCTCGCGAGGTGGACGCGGAACGCTTGGGGGCGCAAGCGGGCACGCTGTTCTCAGAGAACAGCCAGCAACTGGTCAAATTGCAGCGGGGCGAGTTGCGACGCATGATGCTGGAAACGGCCAGTGGCGCCATGTTAGTGACAGCGGCCGACATGGGTATCTTAGTCGTGGTGTCCAGGGACCGGCAGACGATGGATCTGACCGGTGTGCTGGCGGCAATCGGCGATGCCCTGGGGGCGGCCCAGGCTTCCTGA
- a CDS encoding type II secretion system F family protein — protein sequence MATVFEVKVRDKRGKTFTRTVKGDNPNAVRQDLRNKNFTVVGIREKGAGPAAQMSAMFSGVSMDGLNKFFEGKVKLKDLCIFARQFATMINAGVSMVRSLGILAEQAESAKLRRILTDVKEQVEQGQALSDSMGRYPDVFNNLFCGMIKAGEAGGVLDNVLLRVAGFLENQNRLNTQVKSAMAYPLTVMVFALIISAVMLMFIVPMFASMFEQMGAKLPAFTQLLVDLSNLLTSVYAVVGVVFIVLAFQGFRIFQSTPQGALLVDQYKLKLPVLGDLIRKVAVARFSRTLGTLLKSGVPLMPALEIVRDSIGNLIIAGVMEDLRLSVSEGEGLAKPLERAAVFPSMVTQMVSIGEETGSIDAMLDKVADFYDEEVDAAVKALTSMLEPLMMVMIGGIVGSIIIGMYLPIFDIVNKIK from the coding sequence ATGGCAACCGTCTTTGAGGTCAAGGTCCGCGACAAGCGCGGTAAGACCTTCACCCGGACCGTCAAGGGGGACAACCCCAATGCGGTTCGCCAGGACCTGCGCAACAAGAACTTCACCGTGGTCGGGATCCGCGAAAAGGGGGCGGGGCCCGCGGCGCAGATGTCGGCCATGTTCTCTGGCGTCAGCATGGACGGCCTGAACAAGTTCTTTGAAGGCAAGGTCAAGCTCAAAGACCTCTGCATCTTCGCCCGGCAGTTTGCCACGATGATCAACGCAGGCGTCTCGATGGTGCGCTCGCTGGGCATCCTGGCGGAACAGGCGGAATCCGCCAAATTGCGCCGCATCCTGACGGACGTCAAGGAGCAGGTGGAGCAGGGGCAGGCCCTCTCGGACTCGATGGGCAGGTACCCGGATGTCTTCAACAACCTGTTCTGCGGCATGATCAAGGCGGGTGAGGCAGGCGGTGTGCTGGACAACGTGCTGTTGCGCGTGGCGGGCTTTCTGGAAAATCAAAATCGTCTGAACACCCAGGTCAAGAGTGCCATGGCCTACCCCCTGACGGTCATGGTGTTCGCCCTCATCATTTCGGCCGTGATGCTGATGTTCATCGTGCCGATGTTCGCCTCGATGTTCGAGCAGATGGGTGCCAAGCTGCCCGCCTTTACCCAGCTGCTGGTCGACCTGAGCAACCTGCTGACCTCGGTGTACGCTGTGGTGGGGGTGGTGTTCATCGTGCTGGCCTTTCAAGGCTTCCGCATTTTTCAGTCCACCCCGCAAGGCGCCTTGCTGGTGGACCAGTACAAGTTGAAACTGCCCGTCCTCGGGGACTTGATCCGGAAAGTGGCCGTGGCCCGCTTCTCACGCACGCTGGGCACCCTGCTGAAATCAGGGGTGCCTCTGATGCCCGCGCTGGAGATCGTGCGAGACTCCATCGGCAACCTGATCATCGCGGGCGTCATGGAAGACCTGCGCCTGTCGGTTTCCGAGGGCGAGGGGCTGGCCAAGCCGCTGGAGCGGGCCGCCGTGTTCCCCTCGATGGTGACCCAGATGGTGTCCATCGGCGAAGAAACGGGTTCGATCGACGCCATGCTGGACAAGGTGGCCGACTTTTACGATGAAGAGGTCGATGCGGCGGTCAAGGCCCTCACCTCGATGCTCGAACCGTTGATGATGGTCATGATCGGCGGCATCGTCGGCTCGATCATCATCGGGATGTATTTGCCCATCTTCGACATCGTCAACAAGATCAAATGA
- a CDS encoding type IV pilus twitching motility protein PilT — protein sequence MYMEELLQMVFDRDGSDLHIAANVPPIIRINGKLTKTDYEPLTGEDTQRLIFSILTNEQRKQLEQTYELDCSYGVVGLGRFRVNSFKSKGNYAAVLRTINSKAPKMEDMSMPPIVSELTHKPRGMVLVTGPTGSGKSTTLAAMIDHINSHRAEHILTIEDPIEFVHQSKMSLVNQRELHADTRSFDNALKAALREDPDVILVGEMRDLETIRLALSAAETGHLVFGTLHTSSASQTVDRIVDVFPPHQQQQIRVQLSNSLVAVLSQALVPKLQVEPGKRGRIMAQEIMIVTPAIANLIREGKTAQVYSAIQTGGKFGMQTLEMALRDLYMNKQVSYEDALSKSSRPDDLAKMLGGTLGGAPAAPASSPAGMKK from the coding sequence ATGTATATGGAAGAGTTGCTGCAGATGGTGTTTGACCGCGACGGGTCAGACCTCCACATCGCGGCCAACGTTCCCCCGATCATCCGCATCAACGGCAAGTTGACCAAGACGGATTACGAGCCTCTGACGGGCGAGGACACCCAGCGGCTGATCTTCTCGATCCTCACCAACGAGCAGCGCAAGCAACTGGAGCAGACCTACGAGCTGGACTGCTCTTACGGCGTGGTCGGGTTGGGCCGCTTTCGTGTCAACTCCTTCAAGAGCAAGGGCAATTACGCGGCCGTGCTGCGAACCATCAACTCGAAGGCGCCCAAAATGGAAGACATGAGCATGCCGCCGATCGTCTCGGAATTGACGCACAAGCCGCGCGGCATGGTGCTGGTGACGGGGCCGACCGGTTCGGGCAAATCGACCACGCTGGCTGCCATGATCGACCACATCAACAGCCATCGCGCCGAGCACATTCTGACCATCGAGGACCCGATCGAATTCGTACACCAGTCCAAGATGAGCCTGGTCAATCAGCGGGAACTCCACGCCGACACGCGCTCCTTCGACAACGCGCTGAAGGCGGCCCTGCGCGAAGATCCTGACGTGATTCTGGTGGGTGAAATGCGTGACCTGGAGACCATTCGACTGGCGCTCTCCGCCGCCGAAACGGGCCACCTGGTCTTTGGCACCCTTCACACCAGCTCGGCCTCGCAGACGGTCGACCGTATCGTCGACGTGTTTCCCCCTCACCAGCAGCAGCAGATTCGCGTGCAGCTCTCCAACTCGCTGGTGGCCGTGTTGTCCCAGGCCCTCGTTCCCAAGCTGCAAGTGGAGCCAGGCAAGCGGGGACGCATCATGGCGCAGGAAATCATGATCGTCACACCCGCCATTGCGAACCTGATCCGCGAAGGCAAGACCGCCCAGGTCTATTCCGCCATCCAGACGGGGGGCAAGTTCGGCATGCAGACCCTGGAGATGGCCCTGCGCGATCTGTACATGAACAAGCAGGTGTCCTACGAGGACGCCCTTTCCAAGAGTTCCCGTCCAGATGACCTGGCCAAGATGCTGGGAGGGACCCTCGGAGGTGCGCCGGCCGCACCGGCATCTTCGCCCGCCGGCATGAAGAAGTGA